In Calothrix sp. PCC 7507, one DNA window encodes the following:
- a CDS encoding SH3 domain-containing protein — protein sequence MSTTEQFGELKSNVSGGKGPVKIRSTASVTATAVEKPLGTRVKILEKKQPGDDHTWYKISYDSTKIGWVRDDVIKLLPPQTPQTPAADDTRLYFETDKRQVRVYESNSNLYINVYNKKTEKTEISGVSATKLPKDLKGWEGYLAIKDGRTYRALFVRRAETQLQITNSSDAKEIEPRETGFAAKGTEYQLTA from the coding sequence ATGAGTACAACTGAACAATTCGGTGAACTGAAAAGTAATGTATCCGGTGGCAAAGGCCCAGTCAAAATCCGCTCCACTGCCTCAGTGACGGCTACTGCTGTAGAGAAACCCTTGGGTACTCGCGTCAAAATTCTGGAGAAAAAACAACCAGGAGACGATCATACTTGGTACAAAATTAGTTACGATAGCACGAAAATTGGCTGGGTACGCGATGATGTGATTAAGTTATTGCCTCCCCAAACTCCCCAAACTCCTGCTGCTGATGACACCCGTCTGTATTTTGAGACGGACAAACGCCAAGTCAGAGTTTATGAATCAAACTCAAACTTGTACATAAATGTGTACAACAAGAAAACCGAAAAGACCGAGATCAGCGGGGTTTCAGCTACAAAATTGCCTAAAGATTTGAAAGGATGGGAAGGCTATCTTGCAATCAAGGATGGGCGTACCTACCGTGCTTTATTTGTTCGTCGTGCTGAGACACAACTGCAAATCACCAATAGTAGCGACGCTAAAGAAATTGAACCAAGAGAGACAGGTTTTGCGGCTAAGGGTACTGAATATCAGCTAACTGCCTAA
- the argS gene encoding arginine--tRNA ligase, with translation MNATQEQLKVKFEQALVAAFGAEYAGVDPILVSASNPKFGDYQANVALSLSKRQGLQPRAIASTIVEKLDVSEICEPPEIAGPGFINLKLKPVYLEAQLTSIQIDPRLGVPTAKTPQREIVDFSSPNIAKEMHVGHLRSTIIGDSIARILEFRGHDVLRLNHVGDWGTQFGMLIAYLREVYPQALTTANALDIGDLVSFYRKAKQRFDADETFQETARQEVVRLQAGAQDTIHAWKMLCEQSRREFQIIYDLLDVKLTERGESFYNPLLPGIVEDLAKSGLLVENQGAQCVFLEGFTNREGEPLPLIVQKSDGGYNYATTDLASLRYRIQQDEAKRIIYVTDTGQANHFAQFFQVARKAGWIPEDVELVHVPFGLVLGEDGKKFKTRSGDTVRLRDLLDEAIVRARADLENRLQEYERTETEEFIAHASEVIGISAVKYADLSQNRTSNYIFSYDKMLSLKGNTAPYMLYAYVRTQGISREGNIDFEQMGANTKILLETDTELTLAKHLLQLSEVIADVEQDLLPNRLCEYLYQLSDKFNKFYENCPVLQSEEPVRTSRLALCNLTARTLKLGLSLLGIQVLERM, from the coding sequence ATGAACGCTACGCAAGAACAATTAAAAGTTAAATTTGAGCAGGCTTTGGTTGCTGCTTTTGGCGCTGAGTACGCCGGAGTAGATCCGATTTTGGTGTCTGCTAGCAATCCTAAATTTGGTGATTATCAGGCGAATGTGGCTTTATCTTTGAGTAAGCGCCAAGGATTGCAACCAAGGGCGATCGCTTCTACTATAGTTGAAAAACTAGATGTATCAGAAATCTGTGAGCCACCAGAGATAGCTGGGCCTGGGTTTATCAATCTCAAATTGAAACCCGTATACCTGGAAGCACAGCTGACTAGTATTCAAATAGATCCCCGATTAGGAGTCCCCACAGCAAAAACTCCCCAGCGGGAAATTGTGGATTTTTCCAGTCCAAATATTGCCAAGGAAATGCATGTTGGGCATCTGCGCTCAACTATTATTGGTGATAGCATTGCCAGAATTCTCGAATTTCGCGGACATGATGTTTTGCGGTTAAATCATGTTGGTGATTGGGGTACGCAGTTTGGGATGTTAATTGCTTACTTACGAGAAGTTTACCCCCAAGCGCTGACTACAGCTAATGCTTTAGATATTGGTGACTTAGTCAGCTTTTACCGCAAAGCAAAACAGCGGTTTGATGCAGATGAAACTTTTCAAGAAACAGCACGACAAGAAGTCGTCAGATTACAAGCCGGCGCCCAAGATACAATTCATGCGTGGAAAATGCTGTGTGAACAGTCACGGCGAGAGTTCCAGATAATTTATGACTTGTTGGATGTCAAGTTAACTGAACGTGGAGAATCTTTTTACAATCCCTTATTACCAGGAATTGTAGAAGATTTAGCAAAATCTGGTTTATTAGTAGAAAACCAAGGGGCGCAGTGTGTTTTCTTGGAAGGTTTCACGAATAGAGAAGGTGAACCTCTGCCGTTAATTGTGCAAAAATCCGATGGTGGTTATAACTACGCCACAACAGATTTAGCATCTTTACGCTACCGGATTCAACAAGACGAAGCCAAGCGCATAATTTATGTAACAGATACTGGACAAGCTAATCACTTTGCCCAATTTTTTCAGGTTGCACGTAAAGCAGGATGGATTCCCGAAGATGTGGAACTTGTACATGTGCCGTTTGGCTTGGTGCTGGGGGAAGATGGCAAGAAGTTTAAAACCCGTTCTGGTGATACAGTAAGGTTAAGGGATTTGTTAGATGAAGCGATCGTACGTGCCCGTGCAGACCTAGAAAATAGGTTACAAGAATATGAACGGACAGAAACTGAAGAATTCATTGCCCATGCATCTGAAGTAATTGGCATTAGTGCAGTTAAATATGCAGACTTGAGTCAAAACCGCACTAGTAACTATATTTTTAGTTACGACAAAATGCTATCTCTCAAAGGTAATACAGCACCTTACATGCTCTACGCTTATGTCAGGACTCAAGGCATTAGTCGAGAGGGTAATATTGACTTTGAACAAATGGGTGCAAATACTAAAATTTTGCTCGAAACAGACACAGAATTGACTTTAGCAAAACATCTCCTACAACTGAGTGAGGTGATTGCTGATGTCGAACAAGATTTATTGCCAAATCGGTTATGTGAGTATTTGTATCAATTGAGCGATAAGTTTAACAAATTCTATGAAAATTGCCCTGTTCTGCAATCTGAAGAACCTGTACGCACATCTCGTTTGGCACTGTGCAATTTGACAGCTAGAACTTTGAAGTTGGGTTTATCTCTGTTGGGAATTCAGGTGTTGGAAAGAATGTAG
- the cobU gene encoding bifunctional adenosylcobinamide kinase/adenosylcobinamide-phosphate guanylyltransferase has translation MGKVILVTGPARSGKSEWAETLAMQSGKAVVYVATATENPNDEEWDNRIQEHQKRRPQDWVTLPVPIELSATLADAKPDTCLLVDSLGTWVANLLEENEDSWENILGEFLETVQLVAADMVFVAEETGWGVVPAYPLGRQFRDRLGSLVRQLGIICESVYLVTGGHILNLSTLGSPLPPRRERGQGAGEDKGDEGDEGEITNNS, from the coding sequence TTGGGTAAAGTCATCTTAGTCACCGGGCCAGCTAGGTCTGGTAAAAGTGAATGGGCAGAAACTTTGGCAATGCAGTCAGGTAAAGCAGTTGTTTACGTTGCCACAGCTACCGAAAACCCAAATGATGAAGAGTGGGACAACCGCATTCAAGAACACCAAAAACGCCGTCCCCAAGACTGGGTGACACTCCCTGTACCGATAGAACTGTCTGCTACCCTTGCCGATGCCAAGCCAGACACCTGTCTTCTAGTTGATTCTTTAGGAACTTGGGTAGCTAATCTCCTAGAAGAAAATGAAGATAGTTGGGAAAATATACTTGGAGAATTTTTGGAAACAGTCCAGCTGGTTGCCGCTGATATGGTGTTCGTCGCTGAAGAGACAGGTTGGGGTGTAGTCCCAGCTTATCCTCTTGGTCGCCAGTTTCGCGATCGCCTAGGTTCTCTAGTCCGTCAGCTAGGAATCATCTGTGAATCTGTATATTTAGTTACAGGTGGTCATATTCTCAATCTCAGCACCCTTGGTTCACCTTTACCACCCAGAAGGGAAAGGGGGCAGGGAGCAGGGGAAGATAAGGGAGATGAGGGAGATGAGGGAGAAATAACTAATAACTCTTGA
- a CDS encoding glycosyltransferase family 2 protein, translating to MPDTQISAIICTHNRDTYLGAAIDSLLAQDFPAEFEVVVVDNGSSDRTCEVVAQRADNPRLKYIFEPIIGLSVARNTGARVASGEILAYLDDDAVASDRWLQILYSAYKNNTQLAIAGGKVTLLWPQGIQQPRWLSPGLAGNLGAYDLGNSTVYIDQPGLTPRGLNYSIRRSFLEEIGGFDLHLGRVGKNLLSNEELQMTEFALQRGWQVAYLPEALVAHNVSPERLQRSWFLNRGWWQGISECYREQLTGKSGIGQLQRGSERFFRGLYKAFQYLSDPAESFDNLVYAYGQIGYLNAAIQGLLSISNQK from the coding sequence ATGCCAGATACCCAAATCTCTGCCATTATCTGTACTCACAATCGAGATACCTATTTAGGTGCAGCAATTGATAGCCTGTTAGCTCAGGATTTCCCAGCTGAATTTGAAGTTGTGGTAGTGGATAATGGCTCCAGCGATCGCACTTGTGAAGTTGTAGCACAAAGAGCCGATAATCCTCGTCTGAAATATATCTTTGAACCAATCATCGGTTTATCTGTTGCTCGTAACACGGGTGCTAGAGTAGCTAGTGGTGAAATTTTGGCATATTTAGATGATGATGCAGTCGCGAGCGATCGCTGGCTGCAAATTTTGTATTCTGCCTACAAAAATAATACTCAACTAGCGATCGCCGGCGGCAAAGTCACTCTGTTATGGCCCCAAGGTATCCAACAACCACGGTGGCTCTCTCCTGGATTGGCGGGGAATTTGGGTGCATATGATTTGGGTAACAGCACAGTTTATATCGATCAGCCAGGCTTAACCCCCAGAGGCTTAAATTACTCCATACGTCGTAGTTTCCTGGAAGAAATTGGCGGTTTTGATCTTCATCTAGGACGAGTTGGCAAAAACCTCTTATCCAATGAAGAATTGCAAATGACAGAATTTGCCTTGCAACGGGGTTGGCAAGTTGCTTATCTTCCTGAGGCTTTAGTGGCTCACAATGTATCACCAGAAAGACTACAACGCTCTTGGTTTTTAAATCGAGGCTGGTGGCAAGGTATTAGTGAATGTTATCGGGAACAACTCACTGGTAAATCTGGTATTGGTCAGTTGCAACGAGGTAGCGAACGGTTTTTCCGTGGCTTATATAAAGCATTTCAATACCTAAGTGATCCAGCAGAAAGCTTTGACAATCTAGTGTATGCATACGGTCAGATTGGTTACTTAAATGCTGCTATTCAAGGGCTTCTATCAATATCAAATCAAAAATAG